Part of the Ruegeria sp. TM1040 genome, TGTTCGCCCCTGTGTTGCTGTGGTCTCTGGGCACGAACTAACCGCCTATTCCTGCGATGCGCTACGAAATGCGTAGGAAGAATTCGGGCATAACTCTGCCCGTATTTCTACCTTTCCTGTGCGCGGTGCCGCGTAATGTGATCTTTCATAGCAAGCATCACCCGTGATGTTGGTGTTTGGTGGTACAGGCGTTCAAAAGCGATGGCGCAGAAGCGTGCAGCAGGACTGACAGGTTCGTTTTGGTCGGTAACAGAGCGCGAGAAAGGGAGGGTGGAAAACTCTTTCCATATCGCCGCGACATTGCTCATCCAAAGATCTAGCGCCGGGTTTAAGCGCCGACCGCTTTTTTGCGGGGATTGGCGCTCGATGCCACTCTTGGCGGCACGCTCTATACCTCGCAGTACATTGACGATGTCACCTTGTTCCAGAGTCCATGCGATGGTGTCAGTGTCTTGAAACTCATTTGATAAAACCAATGATGCTGTACTTGGCACGCCATCAATGTGCGCCGTTTCATCTTCAATGTTTTGCTGCTCAAATGTCAGGCTGGCCTCATAGCTCATGTCCTCAATTTGCTGCGCGAGTTGCGCGGCACGTTTCGCGATTGATGACAGCTCTCGGTTGGTTTCTTTCGTGCTGGGATGAGGGGCCGAATTTTCAGTCGTGCGTCGGTAAATTGCTGCGATGTCTTCAAGGGCCAACTTCATACTTGCCCGAGAGTCCTGCGGCGCGCCTGCGATATTGCAAAGAATCTTCATGTCACATTCGCTGTAGGTCTCGCGCTGGTATTGAGGCAGAAGGGCCAAATTATGCTCCATCAGATCTAATGTAATGTAAGGCGATTAATCCTATTGGCGCGCTCAAGGGCCTACGTAATGTAACGTAACGCACATCAGCCGGGTCAATGCCTACGTATACGTAACATAGCCCTACGTAACGTAGGGGGCCGGGCGCGGGCCAAGCTCCGTACGTATCGTTACGTGCCGTTACACGGCCCGCAACCTCGGACGCCCGATATCACCGACCATAGACCCCAAACGCGCGGCGTTTTCTTCTGCGGCTTGTCGGACTGGATCATCTGCCAGATGCGCATACCGCATTGTGGTTTGGATCTGGGTATGGCCCAGCAAGCGCCCGACCATCTGGATCGGCATTCCAGCAGAGACCGCATTCGATGCATAGGTATGGCGCAGGTCATGAATGCGTACGCCACAGAGGCCCGCCCGGTCTCGGATGCGCCGCCATGGGTGTTGCAGGTCAGTGGCATATTGGCCGGGGAGTTTCCCTTCGATCACGTAAGGATGGCCGGGGGTGCGCGGCAGGCGCGCCAGTACGTCCCGCGCCGGTTGGGGCAGGGGGATGCGCCGCGCCCCGGTCTTGCTGTCCGGTAGCTCCATTCCGTTTGCGGTGATGTAGCCCCATTTCAAAGTTTGGATTTCACCCAACCGACAGCCGGTCAGGATCAGCAGCCGGAATGCCGCGACCATATGCGGCGTTTCGCTGCCTTCGCGCTCCACTTCGGTCAGAACCTGCCCCAACCGTTGCAGCTCCGATTGGCTCAAGAAGCGTTCCCGCTTCACTTCGCGGTACTTCGGGACATGGCGGCAGGGATTAGAGCCATCCGGGCGCAGGCCCCAGATCTCGGCTAGATTGAACATCTTCGACAGAACGCCCAGCGTCCGATTGGCCTGATGCGGCTTGTCGCGGAATTTGTGGTGTAACTCGGCAATGTCCCGGCGCTCGACGTCTACGACCTTAAAGCTCCCCAGTGCGGGTACGATAAACAGATCGATGGCGCGTCGATATTCCTTTTGGGTGGAAGGCTTGCAGCGTTCTTTAGCGTGGGCCTCAAAGAAGCGCTCACAGAGCGCAGCCACGGTGGGGGCTTTGCGGTGCTGCGAGATCTCTTCGGCGGGGTTCTCGCCCTTGGCGACCTGCCCCATGATCTCCTTGGCCAGCTTACGAGCTTCATCAACTGTGATTTTGCCATGCCGCCCAACGGATACGCGCCGGGTTCTGCCCCCCTTGCGATACTGCGCCTGATAGGTCTTCGCACCAGAGGGCATGACCCGGACGCCGAAACCCGCGATTTGGCTGTCCCAGAGGAAGTAATCTTTGGCCTCTGGCATGAGGGCTTCGACGGTTCGTTTCGTCAGTTTTGGCAATTTGGTCTCCTCTCTGCTGCGCTTCCGTGGAAGCACTGTGGAAGCAAATGAACGCATGTCTTGGCGTAAGAGGTAGAAGCCGGTGAAGTTTGACGTCAATGAAAAATGAGCGAAACCAATAAGATAGAGTAGGTGGGCGCAAATCGGGGCAGACCGTGCAGAGTGCCCTAAGCGCTCTCATAACCTGAAGGTCGTAGGTTCAAATCCTACTCCCGCAACCAAATCAAATACATGATTACAACAAACTAAACCTCGCATCCGCGGGGAAAATCGCGTTCGAGAAAACGAAAAACAACGCACAAGGGTCACGAGAACTCGGAAACAAGTTGGTCCAGCATATCTCGTCCCAAGGGCTTCGACAGAAACTGACCTGCCCCCCGCGAAATCCCTCACTTTAATGTAGAGTCTGCGCCAACTTTGAAGGAGCAGACACATGAGAAAGAGCCGTTTCACCGAGGCGCAGATAATCGGGATGATCAAGGAACAGGAGGCGGGAATGCCGACGGCCGAGGCGTGCCGTAGGCACGGCCTGAGCACGGCGACGTTCTACAAATTGAAGGCCAAGTATGGCGGCATGGAGGTGTCCGAGGCTGCGAGGTCAAAGGCCCTTGAGGACGAGAATGCCAAGCTGAAGCGCCTGCTGGCGGACACCATGCTGGACAACGTCGTGTTGAAAGACCTGCTGGGAATAGAGGCCGCCAGCCCGCCATCGGTTCGAGGGCAAGGCCGACCCTGACGACATTGATCAAGCGGCGAGATGCGGCGCTTCGGGTTATGCGGGATCATGACATCTCGCAGCGCCGGGCCTGCAGGCTTGTCGGTGTCGATCCCAAAACAGTCCGGCGTGAACGCCCACCGGACTGTGTCGAGATCCGCAAGGAAATGCATGAGATTGCTGCCAAGTGGCGTCGGTTCGGCTATCGCCGGATCGGCGTTCTGTTGGAGCGCAAAGGCATGATCATGAACCACATCGGAGCCCGTAAAGCAAAAGGTCCGGGGGACCTTTTGTAGGGCGTAGCGCTGTATCGCACCTACCGCGAGGAAGGGTTGTCAGTGAAACGACGACGTGGCCGGAAGCGGGTACACGGACGCCGATGCCGGTTGCCGAGTGGCCCAACGCGCGCTGGTCCTTGGACTTCGTGTCTGACAGCTTCGGCGCCTCGCGGAAGTTCCGGATCTTGGCCGTGATCGATGATTGCACTCGGGAATGCTTGTGCCTCTTGGCGGACACCGGCCTGTCCGGCGCACGGGTTGCCCGTGAGCTTAGCGCCCTGATCCGGATCTACGGCAAGCCCGGTTGCGTTGTCAGCGACAATGGCACCGAGTTCATCAGTCGGGTTAGCCTGAAATGGACCGACGCGCACGAGGTGCCGTGGCACTACATCGATCCGGGTCAGCCCCAGCAGAATGCGTTCATCGAAAGCTTCAACGGCAGCTTGCGCGACGAGCTGTTAAACGAGGAGATCTTCGACAGCCTGGATGACGCGCGGCGCAAGCTGGCCCTGTGGCGCCACGACTAGAACACGGTCAGGCCACACTCGTCCTTGGGCAGCCAAACGCCGCAGCAAGCGCGCCGGACGCTTGAGAAATTTGAGGGCTCCGCGCCCGGCGTGATTGCGCCAAACGGGGAACCCGAATACCCAGGTCCAACCTGCAGACTCTCGTTATGAACGAGCGACCAGCGGGGGGCAGTTCACTACTATTGCGGCCTATCGCGAACACGCGGATGGATTAGCCTTGCTGATTTTTGAGCTTGCTCTTGGCACGGGGCAACGCGCATCAGACCTCACGAGAATGGAGTGGGGCCATATCGAAGTTGGGCGTATTTGGGTCACTCAAGGTAAAACGAATGTTCGGTTCTGGATCCCCTTCACAAAGCGGCTCTCTAGTGTTCTCGCTGGGGTCGATACCTCAAAGTCACGCTTCATCTTGACAGATGAGTCGGGCCATCAGCTGAATTATGATCAGTTACAAAAACAGGTTATTCGTGTGCGCAGAGCTGCTGGTCTGATGGACTACTCTCTCCACGGTCTCCGGGATAGTGCTGCGGGTGAGCTTGCAGAAGCGGGCTGCACTGACCATCAGATCGCGGCAATCACAGGTCACAAGAGCCTCTCGATGGTGCAGAAATATTCCAAGGGCGCGAGCCAAAAACGCCTCGCGATAGAGGCTCAAAACCTGCGAGAACAAATATGGGGCAAAACGTGAAAGTGGGAAATTTTGGGGAAACCGGCAAATTTCGGCGATTTCCTAAGTCTGTATGCAAGACCGTAACCCATTGATTTTGTGGCGGGGAGACAGGGATTCGAACCCTGGGAACGCTCTCACGTTCAACGGTTTTCAAGACCGCCGCATTCGACCACTCTGCCACCTCCCCGGTCCTGCAGATCGAATTGTTGTGGGGTTTAGGATGTGGGCGCGCTGGTGGCAAGGAGAAATGCTGCCCGCGCCGCAAATCATGCAGGCGCGACGCGCAATCCATCGCCCATCGTTCCGGATTGCGGAAACGTCAGGGTTTCCATACCAAAACACTGCGTTTATGCTCTGAGCAAAGACGTAGAAGACCGAAAAATCGGCACCCTTTGTGAGAAGCAATTTCACAAGAGGGCTGCGTCGAGGCGAATACAGGTGATGATGGACCATGAGCAGGCAGGACACGCGCATGAAAGACAAGGTTTCTGGCCCGGCGAGACTTCAGAGATTGGTTCCCAGTGGCGCGATCCTTGCGCTAACTGGCGCATTGGTTCTTGCGGGCTGCGAAGAGGGCGCCAATCTGCCGTTCCTTCAGCCCAAGGACAATGCTGAACAAGGCCTGCCCAGCAATTCCACTAAGCTTGTAGAGCGCGATGTCGAAGCCCCGGATGTCTTTCAGGTGACCGAAGCTGGCCTGTGGGACGGTCGCCCCTCAATCGGTGGGGTCTGGGTGGCGCATCCAGACGTGAAAGATCCCGAGCGGGTGATCATTCGCAACAATGCCAACGGCAAATTCGTCATTGGGGCCCTGTTCCGGCGCGAGCGGGCGATTCCGGGACCGCGCCTGCAGGTATCTTCGGATGCGGCGGCAGCCCTGTCCATGCTGGCGGGCGCGCCTGTGGAACTGAATGTCACGGCCCTGCGCCGCGAGGCCGTCGAGGACATCCCGCCTGAGGCTGAGATCCCTGAAATTGAGGGGCTTGAAGAGCAGCCACAGGTTGCAGAAACGGCGGCGGTGGAGACACAAGCGCTGGATCCAATTGCCGGTGGTGCAGCCGCTGCCATCGAGGCCGCGGCACCCGCACCCGAGCCTGCCCCTGCGGCGCCAACGCCATCTGCTCGATCTGCCTTGGCAAAGCCATACATTCAGATTGGTATTTTTAGCGTCGAGGCCAACGCCAAACGCACCGCCGACCAGATGCGCAATGCGGGGATCATCCCAACAGTCTATGAGCAGTCTTCCAACGGCAAGGCGTTCTGGCGCGTGGTGGTCGGGCCCGCTCAGTCCAAAGGAGAGCGGACTCAGCTCCTGAAGGCGGTCAAGGCCGCTGGTTTTGCCGACGCCTATGCCGTGACAAACTGATCTGGGCCGTCCGGCCCGGACCCGCACATCAGATAAGCGCTCCAAGGGAGGATCTCCCCCGTGACTATTCGCTGTATTTCGTTGACCTGCATCGGTGTTCTGGCTGGGCTGTGGATTGCGAGTTCCACAACCGCGGTTCAGGCCTTCGAGACCAAAGCCCGCGCCGCCTATGTGGTGGATCAGGGGACCAATACGGTTCTCCTGAGCAAGAATGCGGATGTGCCGATGCCGCCCGCATCCATGTCCAAGTTGATGACGCTCTATGTCGCTTTCGAGGCCGTCAGGGACGGGCGACTTACCATGGATGAGCGCCTTCCAGTGAGCGAGCACGCCATGAGCTACAAGGGCTCGACGATGTTCCTCGACACCACTGATCGGGTGCGCGTCGAGGATCTGCTGCGTGGCATAATCGTGCT contains:
- a CDS encoding SPOR domain-containing protein; translated protein: MKDKVSGPARLQRLVPSGAILALTGALVLAGCEEGANLPFLQPKDNAEQGLPSNSTKLVERDVEAPDVFQVTEAGLWDGRPSIGGVWVAHPDVKDPERVIIRNNANGKFVIGALFRRERAIPGPRLQVSSDAAAALSMLAGAPVELNVTALRREAVEDIPPEAEIPEIEGLEEQPQVAETAAVETQALDPIAGGAAAAIEAAAPAPEPAPAAPTPSARSALAKPYIQIGIFSVEANAKRTADQMRNAGIIPTVYEQSSNGKAFWRVVVGPAQSKGERTQLLKAVKAAGFADAYAVTN
- a CDS encoding tyrosine-type recombinase/integrase, with protein sequence MLIFELALGTGQRASDLTRMEWGHIEVGRIWVTQGKTNVRFWIPFTKRLSSVLAGVDTSKSRFILTDESGHQLNYDQLQKQVIRVRRAAGLMDYSLHGLRDSAAGELAEAGCTDHQIAAITGHKSLSMVQKYSKGASQKRLAIEAQNLREQIWGKT
- a CDS encoding site-specific integrase, yielding MPKLTKRTVEALMPEAKDYFLWDSQIAGFGVRVMPSGAKTYQAQYRKGGRTRRVSVGRHGKITVDEARKLAKEIMGQVAKGENPAEEISQHRKAPTVAALCERFFEAHAKERCKPSTQKEYRRAIDLFIVPALGSFKVVDVERRDIAELHHKFRDKPHQANRTLGVLSKMFNLAEIWGLRPDGSNPCRHVPKYREVKRERFLSQSELQRLGQVLTEVEREGSETPHMVAAFRLLILTGCRLGEIQTLKWGYITANGMELPDSKTGARRIPLPQPARDVLARLPRTPGHPYVIEGKLPGQYATDLQHPWRRIRDRAGLCGVRIHDLRHTYASNAVSAGMPIQMVGRLLGHTQIQTTMRYAHLADDPVRQAAEENAARLGSMVGDIGRPRLRAV